A window of the Fuscovulum sp. genome harbors these coding sequences:
- a CDS encoding histidine phosphatase family protein, whose protein sequence is MKRLILTRHAKSSWDDPLTPDHDRPLNERGKAAAADLGQWLASRGYVPDEVLCSDALRTRKTWSGIAPALPGTPVLELKPALYHAGPDVMLAVLRHAKGDCVMMIGHNPGIAEFAARLVAQAPHNPEFSRYPTGATLVADFNVANWADVTFGTGVVDDFIIPSEIVA, encoded by the coding sequence ATGAAGCGGCTGATCCTGACACGCCACGCGAAATCCAGCTGGGATGATCCACTCACCCCGGATCACGACCGCCCGCTCAACGAACGCGGCAAGGCCGCTGCCGCCGATCTGGGCCAATGGCTCGCCTCGCGCGGCTATGTCCCGGATGAGGTGCTCTGTTCCGATGCGCTGCGCACCCGCAAGACCTGGAGCGGGATCGCCCCCGCCCTGCCCGGCACGCCGGTGCTGGAACTGAAACCCGCGCTTTATCACGCCGGCCCCGATGTGATGCTGGCCGTTCTGCGCCATGCCAAGGGCGATTGCGTGATGATGATCGGCCACAACCCCGGCATCGCAGAATTTGCCGCCCGTCTGGTGGCACAGGCCCCGCACAACCCGGAATTCAGCCGCTACCCCACCGGGGCCACGCTGGTGGCGGATTTCAACGTCGCGAACTGGGCCGATGTCACCTTCGGCACGGGTGTGGTGGATGATTTCATCATCCCCAGCGAAATCGTCGCCTGA
- a CDS encoding ferredoxin: MDDLQPALAAHHLTVLGGFHPGADDATPPGTQTLLLLGPAEPGFWPHLTAQPEWLDGEPDPVDRWSRRTIGRLACDLGAKALFPFGGPPYHPFYKWALRTGRTWDSPVRLLVHADQGLMVSFRGALALKDHLALPPPPEKPCDTCAKPCLTACPTQALTANGYDVPACHAFLDTAPGADCMESGCIVRRACPLSQRYARLPEQSAYHMRRFHGGQTPR, translated from the coding sequence CTGGACGATCTTCAACCCGCCCTCGCCGCCCATCACCTCACCGTGCTGGGCGGCTTCCATCCGGGCGCGGACGACGCCACCCCGCCCGGCACCCAGACCCTTCTCCTCCTCGGTCCGGCAGAACCCGGCTTTTGGCCCCACCTCACCGCACAACCCGAATGGCTGGACGGCGAACCCGATCCTGTCGACCGCTGGTCGCGCCGCACCATTGGCCGCCTCGCCTGTGATCTGGGGGCCAAGGCGCTGTTTCCTTTTGGTGGCCCGCCCTACCACCCCTTCTACAAATGGGCGCTGCGCACGGGCCGCACTTGGGACAGCCCGGTTCGCCTGCTCGTCCACGCAGACCAGGGCCTGATGGTCAGCTTCCGGGGCGCGCTCGCCCTGAAAGACCACCTCGCCCTTCCCCCGCCACCGGAAAAACCCTGCGATACCTGCGCCAAGCCCTGCCTGACGGCCTGCCCAACGCAGGCCCTCACCGCCAACGGCTATGACGTCCCCGCCTGCCACGCCTTCCTCGACACCGCCCCCGGCGCGGATTGCATGGAATCGGGCTGCATCGTCCGCCGCGCTTGCCCCCTGTCGCAACGCTATGCAAGACTTCCCGAACAGTCGGCCTATCACATGCGCCGATTCCACGGGGGGCAAACACCACGATGA